A window from Pokkaliibacter sp. MBI-7 encodes these proteins:
- a CDS encoding regulatory protein RecX, protein MQSSSLLEKAVSLLSRRDYSRAELQRRLQSFLRKPLREHQDTSSESFGHEEDVQKHAEQIAAVLTRLEELGYLNDDRVSASTVRVGIAKGQGPQRIKADLKHKVLSTDALHEVEDELDWFAQARQVRSRRFGDALPDTPKEKARQLRFLLYRGFTQQQALQALKINEWDE, encoded by the coding sequence GTGCAATCCTCTTCTTTGCTGGAAAAAGCTGTTTCTCTGCTGTCTCGGCGTGACTATAGTCGCGCCGAGTTGCAGCGGCGGCTACAGAGTTTTCTCCGTAAACCCTTGCGTGAACATCAAGATACTTCTTCAGAAAGCTTCGGCCATGAAGAAGATGTTCAGAAACACGCGGAGCAGATTGCGGCGGTGCTGACTCGGCTAGAGGAGCTCGGTTATCTCAATGACGACCGGGTATCTGCATCGACGGTCAGGGTGGGCATTGCCAAAGGCCAGGGGCCGCAACGTATCAAGGCCGATCTGAAGCACAAAGTGCTCTCTACCGATGCCTTACATGAAGTGGAAGATGAGCTGGACTGGTTTGCTCAAGCCCGGCAAGTAAGGTCACGTCGCTTTGGTGACGCGTTACCTGATACACCTAAAGAAAAGGCCAGGCAGTTACGCTTTCTGCTCTATCGTGGCTTTACGCAGCAGCAAGCGTTACAGGCACTAAAAATCAACGAGTGGGATGAGTGA